The window tatatatatatatacatatatatacatatatatacatatatatatacatacatatatatatatatacatatatactcatatatatatatatatatatatatatatatatatatatatatatatatatatatatatatatatatatatatatatacatatatatatatatatacatatatatatatatatatatatacatatatatatatatatacatatatatatatatatacatatatatatatatatatatatatatatatatatatatatatatatatatatacatatatatatatatatacatatatatatatatatatgtatatatatatatatatatatatatatatatatatatatatatatatatatatatatatatatatatacatatatatatatatacatatatatatatatatacatatatatatatatatatatatatatatatatatatatatatatatatatatatatatatatatatatatatacatatacatatatatatacatatacatatatatatatatatacatatacatatatatatatatatatatatatatatatatatacatatacatatatatatatacatatatatatatacaaacatatatatatatatatatatatatatatatatatatatatatatatatatatatatatgtcaattTTATGTGAATCGTCTAATTATACTGTAATACCCCAGAATTAGTTTGAAAAGgaattgatagactacttatattaacaaggtgcatcttcttttaaTGAGAactcatttgctaagaacttcgcagttaagcgtgcttggtgtggagtaatcttaggatgggtgacttcctgggaagttttcccgggcgcgcacgagtgaggccaaagtgcgctggaaagacttgtgttggtttgtggggatAGTCTACAGTCTTCATAAGTAGTCACCGGTAGTCCattgggccggggtgttacatatacatttttataatatcaattttttatatcttttagtTATGCATAGTTTAAGAtataaaatgtcaaaattaCGCACTAAATtgggtaaaaaaataaaatgtcacaTGCGGAAGAACTCATAAATTAGCTCATTTCTTTAATCGATCACTTTAAGGTTGTGATTGAgcattttaaagttataagagAGACTATAAAAAATGATCAACTACATAGGTAATCACTTATAAATGACGCACGTGATCATTCTAAAATAATAAACTATTTCctccattctgaaatacttgctatagAAAGATTATTGATACTATTTATTgtttaagattattttatttattacggCTAATATGTAaggaaaaatataatcaagtggtatcttgtttgaattgtgcatattaagtttttataatttttaaatttgtaaaatttaatatataaccGTGAAAGTACATTGAATCAACTAACTCATACGTAAACATGCAAATCAAATCGACAAATAACAAACCCTCGATCCTTGATCACATACAATTTTTCATCAATGGCGACCGTCCTTCCATTAGCGATTGAGACAGAAATCCTCCTTCTTCCTGCCAAATCCATTCAACGCTTTTCATCAGTCTGCAAATCATGGCATTTCTTAATCACATCatcttctttcatttttttcttacaaTGATCACTCTTCTGCAAACTCTAAATTTCTCCTCCTTAAACATCCTCACCCAGTTCCTTTACTCCCTTCTTATGTCACTTCAATCCAATTTTCTCTATTTAATGACTCTTTGTCCGAACTTTCAACCATTAAAGTTCCTCAAGAATTACCCACGGACCAAGAATGTGATACTATTCGACCCACAAGAGTTGAACTTGTTACTTCCAACTCCATTAATGGAGTCCTTTGTATTCTTGTGTatatgggtttttttagtgGGATTGATGTGGATTGTGATTTGTTCCTATGGAATCCATCAACAAGTGAGAAAGTGAAAATCCCGAGTTCTGAGTTTACTGGGCTGTTTTCTGGGTCTTCAATGTTGAAATAATGAAATTCTATTGTGGGTTGGGGTTTGGGTGTGAGGATTATAAAGTGGTTAGGGTTGTGTATTTGGATGTCGCGCATTGTACGGTAGAAATTTATTCTTTAAGGGAGAATTGTTGGAAGTGTTTGGGTATGGATTTCTGTTCAGGCATTTTATCGAACACATTGTGGGCGAACTCAACTTGTACGTTTGTCAATGGGGTCGGGTATTGGGGTTGTCATAGCAATGAAAGGAAAGATAGATTCTTTGTATTAgagtttgattttgaaaaggaATGTTTTAAAGGGATGGAAGTACCAGTTGAGTGTGTTACTGGTGGAGAAATGAGGTACCAATCTTTGTGGGTTTATCATGGGTTATTGGCGATTTCGGTTCTTCGTTTTGGTGAATTTGATTCTAGTATAACTAGGCATTACATTTGGGGGATGAAGGTTGATAAGGATTCTGGTACATATCAATGGAACAAACTGTTTAATATTGATCTAGAAGGTGGGCCTAGAAGGCCTATGGTAACTTTGAAGGGTGGAGAATTGTTGTTGCTTGGAGAGGT of the Amaranthus tricolor cultivar Red isolate AtriRed21 chromosome 6, ASM2621246v1, whole genome shotgun sequence genome contains:
- the LOC130815742 gene encoding LOW QUALITY PROTEIN: putative F-box/LRR-repeat/kelch-repeat protein At1g11620 (The sequence of the model RefSeq protein was modified relative to this genomic sequence to represent the inferred CDS: deleted 3 bases in 2 codons; substituted 1 base at 1 genomic stop codon), which translates into the protein MATVLPLAIETEILLLPAKSIQRFSSVCKSWHFLITSSSFIFSYNDHSSANSKFLLLKHPHPVPLLPSYVTSIQFSLFNDSLSELSTIKVPQELPTDQECDTIRPTRVELVTSNSINGVLCILVYMGFFSGIDVDCDLFLWNPSTSEKVKIPSSEFTGLFSGSSMEIMKFYCGLGFGCEDYKVVRVVYLDVAHCTVEIYSLRENCWKCLGMDFCSGILSNTLWANSTCTFVNGVGYWGCHSNERKDRFFVLEFDFEKECFKGMEVPVECVTGGEMRYQSLWVYHGLLAISVLRFGEFDSSITRHYIWGMKVDKDSGTYQWNKLFNIDLEGGPRRPMVTLKGGELLLLGEVYGEHTLYDPESEEIKRIDIFDVEAVVSXVESLVSLSQLMLK